Within the Poecilia reticulata strain Guanapo linkage group LG13, Guppy_female_1.0+MT, whole genome shotgun sequence genome, the region CCTACTTATGCAGTAAACATTTCTAAGATATTCATACTTGCTCTGCTTCTGTGACAGAGTtactggaggaagaggagatgcTGGAGGCCCGCTGCAAGGAGCTGGAAACGCGTCTGGATGAGCAGGAGTACACTCTGGGAGAGCTCCGGAAGGAGCTGGGCCACAAAGGAGAGCTGGTGGGAGCCCTCAGGGCCAACCTCAAGGAAAAGGAGCGTCACTTCCTGGAGGAACTCAAACGGCGCAGCCACTGCTCCACCGTGCTGAACACGGAGCTTCAGAAGCAGACGGAGGCGGCGGCATACctctccttccagctgcacGCCGCCAAGCAGAAGCTGCACCACCAGAGGATGCAGCAGAGGCAGGGACTCCTGGCCAGAGCCAGCAGCCAGGGGGTCCAGCTGGGAGCCGAGCAGAACTCCCCCCTCACCGGAGCCTCCCCGTCCTCTCCTGTGGTCAAACCCAAGCGTAAGAACATCAGGATGTCTTCCAGAGTGGAGCGCGCTCGGGAGTGCGTCCCCATAGAGAAAGTGCTGGGCCCCGCAGAGCCCACAGCCATGCCGGACCCGGCGCTCTTCCTGCAGCCTCGCAGGCACAGAGCCCGCTCCAGACACACTGTGGCACAAAGACAGCCTCCCCTGGGCCTGGAGAGGGACGGCCAGGAGGAAGGAGGCGGGGAGGGAGCGGTGGAGGTCCACGACGATGCAGCCAGACTGATGTCTTCAgcagcagcgccccctgctgctcaGACCAACGCAGATTAGCGTCTGAGCATCTCTGCTTTCACCCTACAGTGGGACTGCTGTATGCTATCTTCCATCAGACTGTTAATACTATTATCTTTTGCTCTGCACCTTGACTGAATTATTACTGAGACTGGTTTTAGCTATTTAATTACCGTACACCTACTGCTAATACTTTTCTAATAATCTTTAATATATTCCTAAAATAACTTGCATAGCAAACGTCGGTGAGTGTCACGACTTAGGTTTACACTGCTGTTAGACGCTCTGCGTGCTGCAGAGCCTTAATTTTGAAGCTTTGATTTGTAAAGACGGTGAGTTTGACCTCGGCCCAGTCAACTGAGATCTTCCAAGGCCGACTATAAATCAGGCTGTGTGTCCCAGTGTTTGTGTCCTCCGACTGAGTCGCAGCTGGAAATACCTGAGTGGGAGcagagcgtgtgtgtgttttaatcacAATGAGCAGAATATAACACATGGAAAATGAGagtttgtaattattttagaaattgtaAGGCCTTTTTTAGCAGACTATACTGCACATTCAGATTTACAACTCTGTTTACCGAATACCATTTACTTAAAATAGTTcagaagtaaaatgtttaaGCTGAAAAATGTTAGCATAACCTTGCAACagcacatttcatttcatatatcaatttttttttttcaaccttttcttCTCAGTTGTGTTCAGGCTTGTAGCTCAGGATACCTTTGTTAAGTTTACAAgtccaaagtaaaaaataattacataaaaaaactcaaaagtatTATTGTTTAATGCAATGTCAACCCAAGATAAAAGCAGATATAGTAAAAATTTCAGGTGTTCAAGTGGAGATTAATGTCCATTTATTCATGAAGGAGAAACacggtttttaaaataatgagctcTACAGTAATTGTCTACAACATAGCAGAAGTGAATGGAAACAGCTGAAAGTCTAACTTTTCTCCAAAGAACCGGCTCGCGTCATGTATCACTACAGTGACCTAATTGTCAACAATCTAGTCTGGAGACTCAAATGTCTAGAGTTTTCTCTCAACACAAAAACTcgtctgagttttaaaataatcactTCAAACTTCTGAAGTGATGTTGAAAGGGCTGGTAAAATGCCAATATGGAATCTATCACTAATTTGGCTCAgacactggggaaaaaaaagaactgtggtttcagatctttttttttgtaccagcATAAGACAGATGAGAAGTAAAAACCACTGAATTTCCAATATCTCTCTGTTATTTCAAAACATGTCTATAGCGTGTTAGACTTGCTTTAGGTAAAATTTATTGTTTGTCTCTTGAGTTGTAATTCCAGTTTTTTATCCACAGACAAATTATCGTTTGAagaaaactactttaaaaaacaaaaagaatcagaTGTAGTTCAAAtctatgcaaacatttaaaaataataaaagttactcttctatatttaataataatttcttgCTATGGAAAATACTTCAGTTGTGAAGATTAAAAGCTGAACTTGTGCCTCAGTGCCTGTCTTGATGATCTTCAGGGTTTTTCTTTGGGTTGAAACTTCACAGAACAAGGCTGCATTCAGGTAACTCTCGGCTGTGACTCGTTGGACCGTGAGATCTGGGTCAGTTTTCCCCTTCACcatgttgccatggtaacccaAACTCAGAGGTGCCCACCAAGAGACATCTATAGAGGGCCACTGCGATGAGCTTACTGACTTCGTTTAGTCAGACAGTTTTATGCatcacatattttataaatatgaattttaaaaaaaggacttttACACGTATTTATGtcattaatgtctttttttttttttttggaatttgTCGAGATTATTTGCCGCCGCCTTTGAAAATTTCTGCCCAACCCCCTTCAGTTTTCACATCTACAAATCATTTGGTACCCAAGCCCTTagcttgatttatttaatttaatatgtgTTGCTAGTGAtcctaaattataaaaatattcggtaacactttatttgaaggggtgtgcataagactggcATGACACGTACATGACATCTGTCATCAACaagaaggagtcttcatgaatgtttatggatgttgtcattcagtaaatgatgacacttttaatgcaaagttgactaTTTATACTTTTAATGGAAATTTTAATAGAACTTTGCATTCAAATGGTCATTATTGaccaaaataatgcaaagtttacacttttaatgcaacttttagtgcaactttgccTTAAAAGTGTCactatttaccgaatgacacttcatgacaacagttgtaaacattcatgaagacttcttcatgttttgtgtcatgtttatgacagtgccatgtaacacttcaaataaagtgttaaaatattcaaagctacattttatttgattttgtatctttgtgtgctttttttttcattacagcAAATTTCCATTGAGTGTGGTTCTGATTTCCATTTGATCCTGTCAAATAAGACCAATCCTATGATTATGGCCAataatctaacaaaaaaaaaaagtctgtgcgACCTTTGTTTATATGACTCCATTGTTCATTGAAGTCGTATAAACAAACTGCGCTGCAGCCGACATCAACAGAACCACTTTAAATGATTAACTGAACCAAACAACCTGCGTGAAACGGCGAAGGGGCGAAGCGACCAGCGCCCAGACTTCCTCAGGTGTGGCTTCTCTGCTGAACTGCGACTTCATCTGTTGCTTTGTTGTGTTGGAGTTTCTTTTGACCTCaggagaacaaacaaacaaaaagactttCGTCTTTAAGGAGTCTGTACATTTTAAAGGCTGGTTTTacttgtttgtgtctctttacTGTTAAAAATCTTCACAAAGACAGTAAATATCCAGGAGTCATCTCTCTCTGGAAATGAGAAGGTGATGACCACTGGTGTTAACACCACTAagatataaattaaatgtaaactttttttttatatgtcttttaggaaagttttttttttctgctgactgGAAGAAGGCAATCTCTAAAAAGTAACTACTACTCTGTAGTTGCAGCCTTATAGCAGAGGATTTGTGCACGATGAAATAAGCAGGGCAGGGTGGAAATTTCGTCTCTCAGTTTGGGATTTATAAATATCATTTTACTGTGTGTAATTCTCAGTGCTATGCTCTGAATTTTCTGTGTTATTAACGTCAAACGTGATTTTACTGCTGTCCTGATTTGCTTCCTTCCTAATTTCCGAGTTAAATGTTTAGCACTACATATACAACAATATGTTAATAGATGAttgattatttgtatttatatttaagatTACATATTCTAGAAAGAGCTAAAGAGGAATTACctttatattttgtaataatcTAACCTTCTGAGTTTGGTTTGTAACTTTGACTGAtagatttgtttctttgcttcCACTTCTTAAGCAAATAGGAATATTATTGCATCCCTTTATGGACTGTCTTagttaaaatgaattattttgctAGATATCTTAACCCACCCTCTggttgttattttgtttttccaagacGGCTGTTGCACTGAAAATAGGACATGCAGACATTAGACTGTTAGACTCCCttactgcaacatttttctCCTACATCTTCTAGTTTGGCACAAAGTAATcgcaacacattttaaaatctatgatttttttttcccctttaatatTCCAGCTGCAGTGACTCATCCAAGCCTGGATTGATCACTTCCAACTTTTTACAACATATTGAGAGAAATCTCAGCTGACGGAAGAATACAAATCATAATCATTTAAAGATTTACtctgtttattaaaacagaaaaaaggaagcagCAATGCCTCTATACTTTCTCATTGTTTAGGTCTAAAGTAGATTTTTCTGGACTGTATTTATTTACCTCCATCAACCCACTTCTTGgacatgttttcttgtttatttctaGCAATAATGCTGTGCGGGACTCGACATGGGATGAAGAAAGGTGTCCCTTAAGGTTCTTGTCCTGGTTTGGCCTGTGGCTGAGCATGAGATGCTGATTACCGCATATACTGTGCTGGCAACCTACAGTGAAACTGTAccaaaaatggaataaaaaggGGGACTGCTGAGTGTGCCGAATACTTTGTTGTTGAAAGTTAATCTGAGGCAATTAAAGAGAAATTTTGCAAGTGTATTAATGAATTCACAGAAAgaactttgtcttatttttgcagtctttttatatttagaagtATTGTTATTAAGGACGATTTAGAATAATACGCTAAACGTTCAAATT harbors:
- the ccdc92ba gene encoding coiled-coil domain-containing protein 92; translation: MGEESRLSHQIQSVERSVVFLRQEHLTLLHGLHLEILSLQKRCSELTSERKSKPPGRTQIELLEEEEMLEARCKELETRLDEQEYTLGELRKELGHKGELVGALRANLKEKERHFLEELKRRSHCSTVLNTELQKQTEAAAYLSFQLHAAKQKLHHQRMQQRQGLLARASSQGVQLGAEQNSPLTGASPSSPVVKPKRKNIRMSSRVERARECVPIEKVLGPAEPTAMPDPALFLQPRRHRARSRHTVAQRQPPLGLERDGQEEGGGEGAVEVHDDAARLMSSAAAPPAAQTNAD